In Tepidamorphus gemmatus, the following are encoded in one genomic region:
- a CDS encoding 2OG-Fe(II) oxygenase, which produces MLESPIDRTIETFTGALARATRNDSPWRHWLLRDALPGDVIDRILALPYRAPVKARFDGRRETNNSTRVFFDRDAQAHHPVCAELASVFRDPRTVAAIEATCGVDLSAARGRIEYTQDVDGFWLEPHTDIAVKLFTMLIYLSDDPALADAGTDIYDATGKVHLGATPYGRGLGLIFLPAGDTWHGFERRPIRGVRRSLIVNYVSPEWRATAELI; this is translated from the coding sequence ATGCTCGAGTCGCCGATCGACCGCACCATCGAGACCTTCACCGGGGCGCTCGCGCGGGCAACCCGCAACGACAGCCCGTGGCGCCACTGGCTGCTGCGTGACGCGCTGCCCGGCGACGTTATCGACCGCATTCTCGCCCTGCCGTACCGGGCACCCGTCAAGGCGCGGTTCGACGGGCGTCGCGAGACCAACAACTCGACCCGCGTGTTCTTCGACCGCGATGCCCAGGCCCACCACCCGGTCTGCGCCGAACTCGCCAGCGTCTTCCGCGATCCCCGCACCGTGGCGGCGATCGAGGCGACCTGCGGCGTCGATCTGTCGGCGGCGCGCGGCCGCATCGAATACACCCAGGACGTCGACGGCTTCTGGCTCGAGCCGCACACCGACATCGCGGTGAAGCTGTTCACTATGCTGATCTACCTGTCGGACGACCCGGCGCTGGCGGATGCCGGCACCGACATCTACGACGCAACCGGCAAGGTGCATCTGGGCGCGACCCCCTACGGCCGCGGGCTCGGCCTGATCTTCCTGCCGGCCGGCGATACCTGGCACGGCTTCGAGCGGCGACCGATCCGCGGGGTGCGCAGGTCGCTGATCGTCAACTACGTGTCGCCGGAGTGGCGGGCGACCGCGGAACTGATCTGA
- a CDS encoding 2OG-Fe(II) oxygenase family protein, translating into MLDLEAIRRTRVVREPFAHFTVSDTLSADALAAIRADFPAITHPGIFPLSELAYGPAFAALIEDIRSADLEAILSEKFDVDLSDRPLMITVRGHCRASDGRIHTDSTSKVVTCLLYLNEPWAEDGGRLRLLRDPDDIDSVIVEVPPDGGTFVAFRRTDNSWHGHKPFEGPRRYVMFNWVTSQAAHDREIGRHRLSARLKRLNPFV; encoded by the coding sequence ATGCTCGATCTCGAGGCCATTCGCCGGACGCGCGTCGTGCGCGAGCCCTTTGCACATTTCACCGTATCGGACACGCTGTCGGCCGACGCGCTCGCGGCGATCCGGGCGGATTTCCCGGCGATCACCCATCCCGGCATCTTCCCGCTGTCGGAACTCGCCTACGGACCCGCCTTTGCCGCGCTGATCGAGGACATCCGCAGCGCCGATCTGGAGGCGATCCTGTCGGAGAAGTTCGATGTCGACCTCTCCGACAGGCCGCTGATGATCACGGTGCGCGGTCACTGCCGGGCAAGCGACGGCAGGATCCATACCGATTCCACCTCCAAGGTGGTCACCTGCCTGCTCTACCTCAACGAGCCGTGGGCTGAGGACGGTGGCCGTCTGCGGCTGCTGCGCGATCCGGACGACATCGATTCGGTCATCGTCGAGGTGCCGCCCGACGGCGGGACCTTCGTCGCCTTCCGACGCACCGACAATTCCTGGCACGGCCACAAGCCGTTCGAGGGGCCGCGCCGCTACGTGATGTTCAACTGGGTTACCTCGCAGGCCGCCCACGACCGCGAGATCGGTCGCCATCGCCTGTCGGCGCGCCTCAAGCGCCTCAATCCCTTCGTCTGA
- the rplU gene encoding 50S ribosomal protein L21, with product MFAVIKTGGKQYGVAADDVITVEKLDGEPGAAITFGEVLMVVDGAATTIGTPLVAGASVAGEVLEQTRGDKVRIFKRKRRKHYRRSAGHRQQLTVVKITDILTGGARPAAKKAKAAKGETKDEVPAVEAASATPAPEAAPETAADTAAAQN from the coding sequence ATGTTCGCGGTCATCAAGACCGGCGGGAAGCAGTATGGCGTCGCCGCCGACGATGTCATTACCGTCGAGAAGCTGGACGGCGAGCCAGGCGCGGCGATCACCTTCGGCGAGGTGCTGATGGTGGTGGATGGCGCGGCGACGACGATCGGCACGCCGCTGGTCGCCGGCGCGAGCGTCGCCGGCGAGGTGCTGGAGCAGACCCGCGGCGACAAGGTGCGCATCTTCAAGCGCAAGCGCCGCAAGCATTATCGCCGTTCGGCGGGGCATCGGCAGCAGCTGACGGTGGTGAAGATCACCGACATCCTGACCGGCGGTGCCAGGCCGGCGGCGAAGAAGGCCAAGGCGGCGAAGGGCGAGACGAAGGACGAGGTGCCGGCAGTCGAGGCGGCGTCGGCGACGCCTGCGCCGGAGGCCGCGCCCGAGACTGCGGCCGACACGGCGGCCGCGCAGAACTGA